The Thalassotalea sediminis genome includes the window GTCAGCATATGAAATACCAACAGGCACCTCAATGCATCGTATACCGTTAAAAGAATAGTTAGTTAGAATGTTTCTAAATAAAATTTTATTCGGAACGACTTCTAATTGTCCAAAAAACGTTTCAACGAGTGTGTTTCTAAGGTTGATGGTTTTTACCGTACCAAAAACATGTTCAGCTTCTATCACGTCACCTATTTGGAAAGGTTTACGAATTCCCATAGCGATACCTGCTATTAAGTTTTCCGTCATATCCTGAAAAGCTAAACCTATAGCAAGCCCAACAATTCCTGCACCCGCTAATAACGACGTAACCGTACCTTTTAAGCCGATAAAGTCTAAGGCAATAAAAATACCAACAACGAGCACACACACTTTAAACATCGACGTTAACAGATCTGCAATTTGCTTTGATTCTAATCCTTTACGTAATACCTTAGCGACAATGCCGCCTGTCACTCTAGCGAGCACCGAAAAGATAATTGAAATGAATAATGCAACAACAAGATTTGGCAAATGATTAACCGCGGTTTCTAACCACGTTTGCAATTTACTTTCGATAAGCCCCCAAAAATCATCTATTTTAGGAATATTCATATTATGTTTAACTCCAAATACAAGATTTTCTGAAACGACACCGTGATAGCCAAGTACAATTAATGCGTGCCATCCTGCATAATTTATTAACGTTATGTTGTTTCATCAGGTAAGATCAATGACAGCGATTTAGGCAACACTTCTATATTCAATTGCTCTGCTTTTCTTAATTCGCCGTCGATGACAAATTCAAGTTCATGATCACTAACAATAGATAGTTTTTTCGCTGTTTTATGATGACATGTAGGTGAAGATACGTTTTGTTGGATGCCTGCAATCGCCAGCTCTGTTAACCCCATTAAATGATCCGTAATATCATTTGACTCGGGCAACCACGTAATATCAAGCAAGCCATCGTCAATATCTGGGTTACCACCTCCTTGAGCAAGCAAGGTTGTGAAAGGTGCAGCATTAGCAACTACTAAACTTGAGGTCTCAATAGTATCCTCTGGTTGGTCGTCAAAACTAACACGCAGTGTTAAGCGCTTATTTGCTGAAACAGCTTCTAGGAATGCCTGCAAATAAGCAAATTGGCCACCATCATCCTTTTTCTTTCTGTCGGCGCCCTTAATCATTCGGTGTTCAAAACCAATACCAGCAACCAGTAACATCAACTCATCATTACACTTTGCCGTGTCAATACGCTTTTCCTTGTTTTCAAGCAATGCCTGACAAGCGACCGTAACAGGATCTAGTTTCGTTTTAATTCCCAACAATACATGAGCAAGCGCATTGGCCGTGCCCATTGGTAAAATACCCATTTTCTTATTTGTGGAAACAATTTTTTGTGCGACCTCGGTTAACGTGCCATCGCCTCCGCAGGCAACAATTTTGTCCTCACCTGCCTTAATTGCTTCTTCAGCCAACGTTTTTGCAGACACGTCCGGTGTTGTTTCTTTAATTTTAACCACATACTTCTTCGTCAGTAGGTTTACGACTTCTCTACGATATTCAGGCCATTTTCCTCCCCCCGAAACAGGATTAGCAATCAGGGCAAGTGACTCACCCAGTACCAAAGCGTGTTCACTGTGCAATTTATTAAGTTTGCGTAATTGATGATTATTCAGCCCCGCTGTTTCGCGTATTTTCTTAATTATATTTAAAGCATCTGCTGTAGAATCGGCACTTCCTTTTGCCAGCAAATAAGCAGCCACAACCATCACAGATCGCCCTCGACCTAACGCGCAATGTACAACCACATTTTTATTTTGACGACGTTGACTTTCCAACCAGTTAATCGCGTGGATAAGTTTACGTTTAGACGGCGCTTTATGGTCAAGAACAGGGATGTTAAGGTAATTAAAACCTGCACTTTCGGCACTCCAGTCAACACCATCAAATTCAGCAGTAACATCTAATATGCCATGAATGCCCTCTTGTTTTAGCCGCTCCATATCAGATGGAAATAAACGACAGGCTAAATAGAGGTGCTCATTTATTTTTTGTATCGCAGGCACGCTGTCGTTTTTTCTCGCCCAACTATTGTAAAGTTGCGCCCCTAGTAAAAAGGGAATAAACACCCAACGAATATACAACGGAATACTGCCATTTGATTTTTTTCTAAACGTTGATGGAATATCAAAAATATATGCCAAGCTCACAGAGGCTAGTGATAAACCTATCCAATAAAATACCACTGAAAAATAAAAGCTATTCACAAGAGCAGCACATATAAACGCGGTAATTGCCCCTAAAACATAGTACTTAGTAATAAACATGAATATTGCTCCGTGTCACTATAAAAATGTTAATTGAATACCTAGCCCAATGCGCTGTTGATGACGGTTATAGTCAATTAATGAGTCGCCATAGCCATTAAAGTATTGCAATAAAACTTCATAACGTTCATTTATTGGGTAAGAAAAATTAAGCTCAACACTACCTTTATTATCACTTGTTCGTAGGTTGTTTCGGATCAGTGCCATCATATTGATATTATTAATTTCTGTACCAATACCTATTTCACCATAACCTAAATAACGCGTAATATCTGGATTGTCATCCCCGGTGGAATCAAACGGATCTTCTTTCTTACTTTCCTCTAAGCGATACCACGCTTTTATATGATAAAAAAATGATTCATCGCTAAAAATGGCCGCCGCATAAAGTCGATTCCAACCTCTTGATTGCAAACCACTGCGACCATTTGATTGATGCGAGGCGCCTAGTACTAATTGATTAAATTTAAACCCCATAAACGATAATTGATTTTTCCATGAATAAAATACCTCTGGTTCATAATTAGTTTCTCTGAATGGCTTTGAACCTTCGCTGTTATATACCTGCCAGAATGACGTTGCAGTAAAGCCAAAATATAAACCCGAATTATTTTGCTCGGTTAAATAAATAGGTAATTTAATACTCAGCTGATACTTCGCTTCGATGTTATCAATATTCTTTTGATTTAACCCTTTGGCGTCTAAAGGGTTTGGATCACTTACGTAGGTAAATGGCAACAAGTAGTTTTGACGATATTGAGAAATAGAAAACGGGTTTGATGTCGCTTTACTGTTTGATTTATCGCGTTCATCTAATATCGATTTTTGTTTACTTGCCTTCGCTTGAGGTTCTGTGTAGGCATAGGCAGAATTTAAGCTCAAAACAAACAGTAAAACGATCGTACTTACAATGCCTTTCTTGCTTATTAAATGATTAATGACAACTTGATGCATAGTCTTCCTTAAAGATACCGAACACCATTTTGGCTCGGTTATAGGTTATATTCGGCACGAAAAATTAGTGAGATGTTTGCATTTCTTGTTGATATTTTTTCGCTAATGACTTTTTCTGTTCATCCGTTAATACGCGACCAGCTTGTTGAAAAAACTCGCGTTCCTCTTCAGCAAGATGATGTAACACTTTATGCTGCAGCGCCTTCATCGTTTTTAACCAAGCAGAAGAACTCATATCAGTTGTTTCTAGTTCTGCTAAGTATTCGTCTATTTCCTGATGCTCGGCAATACCATGACGTGTGATATCAATAGTGCTATCTTCTGCAATCAAAGGTGCATAAAAATGACGCTCTTCGGCAACAGAATGTTGTGTTAAATGTTGTTTAAGATCACTGAAAAACGCTCTACGGCTTTTCGAGTTACCATTAGTTTCAACCAATGCTTTCATTAATAAACGTTGCTTATCATGATCACCGCGAATGGCGCTAAAAATATCCATTGTAAACTCCTCTATTACAAATTCACTTAGATATTGCTATATACATGCCAAAAGAAAAATAAACTCTTAACATATTGTTTTTATTTGGATTAATAAAGATCACGAAGAAAATTTACGCTGATAACATTGTAGTGACTATGTAAAATTTACAATACAAATGTAAGAGTCGCTAATCGCGGCAGATTTACCAACCTTTGGTACTGGCGAAGTAAAGTAACTTATTAAAAGATATTGGTTTAGCTATAAATTAAAGCCAAGCGAAATAATAATCCCGTACTAAAGTGATGACTAACAGACTATGCTGTAATAAAATTGAGAATGACTAAATTCAGTCTACTGATACACAGAGCCCCCTAAGTAACAAAAACTGCGTACGAACAATTATTATTACGCAGATGATCACAGCCATTTAAACAGAGCTCATGGAATTATGAATAATCAGATCTTAGACATTATTACGATTGGCGGGGTTATACAGTCAGCTGTAGCACCTGTGTTTTTGATAACGGGCGTTGCATCGCTTTTAGGGGTACTATCAAACAGACTTGCTAGAGCAATGGAGAGAGCCCGCAATTTAGAGTTTGCGATACCTAACACAGAAGACAGTTCATTAAAAAAAGCGCAATTTAATGAGCTCGACTACTTATGGACACGTATTTCGGTGCTCAATAAGTCGTATACCCTATGCTCATTGTGTGCCTTACTTTTATGTTTTGTTATTGTATTACTCTTTGTTAGTCATATATTTGCGATAAATTTATCAACAAGTATAGCCATGGTCTTTATTGCCGCCATGCTCAGCTTGATCATCGGACTAATAATGTCATTACGAGAAGTATTCATTGCAACGAAAGCCCTTCGCGCCCGCTTTAAAGAAAGAAATATAGACAAAGAAATGATCTTAAAAGAGTAGTATACATAGTGAGAATGGCACCAATACAAGCACCTTTAACAGTACCTCCAATTGCTTGTATCGAATAAAAGAATCAATAACACTCGAAATATGGCATGCTAGAGACGTATTTTATCTATCTGAAAACAAGAAGTACGTGACCATCAAATGCGGATTGTCAAAGTCAATATTTAAAAGTACAGCGTTGTGATAACAGTACAAAAAATTTGAAAATGAAATTACATAATCAAATTAGAAAACACTAAAAGGGCATCAATTATCATCAACACATTTGATTCTTAAGTTGCAAATTTAAGGCTATTTCAAACTCGCCGAAGCTAGTTTGAAATAGCCTAATTAAATTATTTATTTGCAAATTAACCTAGCAACGGCTTCACCATTGGCTTTTCTTTCAATAACATATTCACAATCTTTAATCGATGTACTGCCGCCTCCGGTATAACCACCATTGGTAATCACTTGAACACCTCGAACTTCTAACTGATGCCACCAATCAACAAAGTGCCCCATATGACCAGTATTACTAGCGCTTAACTCCTCTCCACTTCTATATGAGCCTAAACCAGATGATACTGTAGGAATAATATTTCCTTGTTTATCCAAAACATGTTTGAGCGATAAAACGATCTTTACTTTAGTACCGTTCACTGTTGCTAAGCCAATATTCATTTCAGCCGATGTACCGTCAGTAAACAAAATAATCAATTGACTTGATAGGTTTAATGTTGTGCCAATAAATGGTAGTGAAATTGACAAATTTGCTTTCAGCGTTTGATTTTGCGCATCAATGATAACAAATTGTTCTTTAACAGTTGGATCATTCATAATTCTATTACTCATCATACCAGCAAATTGTTGAGGGTAACTGGCAATTTGAAAACCACTTTCAAACTCATCATTTGCAGCTAATTCGATGGTACTGATTGACTCATCTATATATTGAATTGCATCACGACTCGCAATAAATGCATTTTTTACTGTTGAAGAAAGTGCTGAACTTTTATTATGTGTA containing:
- a CDS encoding diacylglycerol kinase family protein, whose product is MFITKYYVLGAITAFICAALVNSFYFSVVFYWIGLSLASVSLAYIFDIPSTFRKKSNGSIPLYIRWVFIPFLLGAQLYNSWARKNDSVPAIQKINEHLYLACRLFPSDMERLKQEGIHGILDVTAEFDGVDWSAESAGFNYLNIPVLDHKAPSKRKLIHAINWLESQRRQNKNVVVHCALGRGRSVMVVAAYLLAKGSADSTADALNIIKKIRETAGLNNHQLRKLNKLHSEHALVLGESLALIANPVSGGGKWPEYRREVVNLLTKKYVVKIKETTPDVSAKTLAEEAIKAGEDKIVACGGDGTLTEVAQKIVSTNKKMGILPMGTANALAHVLLGIKTKLDPVTVACQALLENKEKRIDTAKCNDELMLLVAGIGFEHRMIKGADRKKKDDGGQFAYLQAFLEAVSANKRLTLRVSFDDQPEDTIETSSLVVANAAPFTTLLAQGGGNPDIDDGLLDITWLPESNDITDHLMGLTELAIAGIQQNVSSPTCHHKTAKKLSIVSDHELEFVIDGELRKAEQLNIEVLPKSLSLILPDETT
- a CDS encoding DUF2721 domain-containing protein, coding for MNNQILDIITIGGVIQSAVAPVFLITGVASLLGVLSNRLARAMERARNLEFAIPNTEDSSLKKAQFNELDYLWTRISVLNKSYTLCSLCALLLCFVIVLLFVSHIFAINLSTSIAMVFIAAMLSLIIGLIMSLREVFIATKALRARFKERNIDKEMILKE
- a CDS encoding hemerythrin domain-containing protein, producing MDIFSAIRGDHDKQRLLMKALVETNGNSKSRRAFFSDLKQHLTQHSVAEERHFYAPLIAEDSTIDITRHGIAEHQEIDEYLAELETTDMSSSAWLKTMKALQHKVLHHLAEEEREFFQQAGRVLTDEQKKSLAKKYQQEMQTSH
- a CDS encoding mechanosensitive ion channel family protein is translated as MNIPKIDDFWGLIESKLQTWLETAVNHLPNLVVALFISIIFSVLARVTGGIVAKVLRKGLESKQIADLLTSMFKVCVLVVGIFIALDFIGLKGTVTSLLAGAGIVGLAIGLAFQDMTENLIAGIAMGIRKPFQIGDVIEAEHVFGTVKTINLRNTLVETFFGQLEVVPNKILFRNILTNYSFNGIRCIEVPVGISYADDIEKATEAIVKHLNQCDFVIKKQETAVYAEGFDESSIKLLVWFWIDYPGKTSFMQARHIAVTEIKHALASADVSIPFPIRTLDFGIKGGEKLNAMMSSRKTNDAEID
- a CDS encoding phospholipase A, coding for MHQVVINHLISKKGIVSTIVLLFVLSLNSAYAYTEPQAKASKQKSILDERDKSNSKATSNPFSISQYRQNYLLPFTYVSDPNPLDAKGLNQKNIDNIEAKYQLSIKLPIYLTEQNNSGLYFGFTATSFWQVYNSEGSKPFRETNYEPEVFYSWKNQLSFMGFKFNQLVLGASHQSNGRSGLQSRGWNRLYAAAIFSDESFFYHIKAWYRLEESKKEDPFDSTGDDNPDITRYLGYGEIGIGTEINNINMMALIRNNLRTSDNKGSVELNFSYPINERYEVLLQYFNGYGDSLIDYNRHQQRIGLGIQLTFL